One genomic segment of Streptomyces liangshanensis includes these proteins:
- a CDS encoding TetR/AcrR family transcriptional regulator has protein sequence MPRGITAKGLATRQRIVEGAAEVIRTRGVAATGLEDIREATGTSGGQMTHYFPGGKTELLLAVARHEGEQILQEQRPLLDDLTSWTAWLAWADDLVARHERQREHCGLSTLLGQLEPGDLGVRQVLLELFESWGNALEQGIRAMQRAGEMDPGADPREYARALLASVQGGVVMLLATGSSDYFRSALDTWFARLRVG, from the coding sequence ATGCCTCGGGGAATCACCGCCAAAGGCCTCGCGACGAGGCAGCGCATCGTCGAAGGCGCGGCGGAAGTGATCCGGACGCGCGGGGTGGCGGCGACGGGCCTGGAGGACATCCGCGAGGCGACCGGGACCAGTGGCGGTCAGATGACCCACTACTTCCCCGGCGGCAAGACGGAACTGCTCCTCGCCGTCGCCCGCCACGAAGGCGAGCAGATCCTTCAGGAGCAGCGCCCTCTGCTGGACGACCTCACCTCGTGGACCGCGTGGCTGGCGTGGGCCGACGATCTGGTGGCACGGCACGAACGGCAGCGTGAGCACTGCGGCCTGAGCACCTTGCTCGGCCAGCTCGAACCGGGTGACCTCGGCGTCCGCCAGGTGTTGCTGGAGCTGTTCGAGAGCTGGGGCAACGCTCTGGAGCAGGGGATCCGGGCGATGCAGCGTGCCGGCGAGATGGACCCGGGCGCGGATCCGCGGGAGTACGCGCGTGCCCTGCTGGCGAGTGTCCAGGGCGGTGTGGTGATGCTGCTGGCGACGGGTTCGTCGGACTACTTCCGGTCCGCCCTGGACACCTGGTTCGCCCGCCTGCGCGTCGGCTGA
- a CDS encoding SDR family NAD(P)-dependent oxidoreductase — MQGRNALVTGSTGGIGRAVALALAREGATVVVSGRDAERGEDIVRRVQDEGGKAVFVRADLSAGGQAVRDLARDATEAVGVIDVLVNNAAVLIPAQSMLEATEEEVDRALAVNVKAPFLLTAALVPSMVERGGGAVVNMGSINGETGMSVAALYGASKAALHSLTKSWAAELAAQGVRVNTVAPGPTVTEHNAAYSEMLEGLTKAHPQRRPGTAEEVAAAVVFLVGDDAAHIHGATLPVDGGFLAV; from the coding sequence ATGCAGGGACGTAACGCACTGGTCACCGGGTCGACCGGAGGGATCGGACGGGCCGTCGCCCTGGCCCTGGCGCGGGAGGGTGCCACCGTCGTGGTCTCCGGGCGGGACGCGGAGCGCGGCGAGGACATCGTGCGCCGGGTTCAGGACGAGGGCGGCAAGGCCGTCTTCGTACGGGCGGACCTGAGTGCGGGCGGTCAGGCGGTACGGGACCTGGCCCGCGACGCGACCGAGGCGGTGGGCGTGATCGACGTGCTCGTCAACAACGCCGCCGTCCTCATACCGGCGCAGTCCATGCTGGAGGCCACCGAGGAGGAGGTCGACCGGGCCCTCGCCGTCAACGTCAAGGCGCCGTTCCTCCTCACCGCCGCCCTGGTGCCGTCGATGGTGGAGCGCGGCGGCGGCGCGGTGGTCAACATGGGCTCGATCAACGGGGAGACCGGCATGTCCGTCGCCGCGCTGTACGGGGCGAGCAAGGCGGCACTGCACTCCCTGACGAAGTCCTGGGCGGCGGAACTGGCGGCCCAGGGCGTCAGGGTCAACACCGTCGCGCCCGGCCCCACGGTCACGGAACACAACGCGGCGTACAGCGAGATGCTGGAAGGCCTCACCAAGGCCCACCCGCAGCGCCGGCCCGGGACCGCCGAGGAGGTGGCCGCCGCCGTGGTCTTCCTCGTCGGCGACGACGCGGCGCACATCCACGGCGCGACCCTGCCGGTCGACGGCGGATTCCTGGCCGTGTGA
- a CDS encoding DUF488 domain-containing protein codes for MAGSFSYRRIYEVKPPPHGGKRVLVDRLWPRGMSKERAHLDEWLREVAPSADLREWYHHDPRLFAGFRDRYIAELGDADHRPAVEHLRDLAAHDRVTLLTATKDLDHSEAAVLAEWLDNAGSAPT; via the coding sequence ATGGCGGGATCGTTCAGCTACCGGAGGATCTACGAGGTGAAGCCTCCGCCGCACGGTGGCAAACGGGTGCTCGTGGACCGCCTGTGGCCGCGCGGGATGAGCAAGGAACGCGCCCACCTGGACGAATGGCTCCGCGAGGTGGCACCGTCGGCCGACCTCCGCGAGTGGTACCACCACGATCCTCGGCTCTTCGCCGGCTTCCGGGACCGCTACATCGCCGAACTGGGCGACGCCGACCACCGCCCGGCGGTGGAGCACCTGCGGGACCTCGCCGCCCACGACCGGGTCACCCTGCTCACCGCCACGAAGGACCTGGACCACAGCGAGGCGGCGGTGCTCGCCGAGTGGCTGGACAACGCGGGCAGCGCACCCACCTGA
- a CDS encoding FAD-dependent oxidoreductase, whose translation MAESPISVFDRLVNAGPPAPGVTRTTVDTACVLGGSIAGLLAARVLADHARQVIVVERDETGTDGRPRAGVPQDQQVHSLLPGGRLWIERWLPGFTREAQDLGAVLATPEQSLTCLDGRPQAPGAAHALLGASRPFLESRLRARVLALPNVSAVRSRATGLTYRDGAVSGVRHTTDHGEEVLAADFVVDAMGRSSRLAEWVHADGYDKPRLERLASGIHYASALFERSTQAEDLSAACALAVYSPPYPRGGTAVAAVNAIEDNKWLALLVGFGEDRPGRSVEDFRAVCEELPPVYQEAARGAAVREVVTYRQADSRRRGFSGLERFPARLVSVGDAVASFNPVYGQGMSSAALHASCLAEFLEGGPRLDRGAEEFFRLQDVVVDAAWAVSAGGDAARLDAENGVEVPEEVRQQRWALQQVIGATVVDGDVAQAFNQVSFMLRHPFTLADPHLLERAVAANGAPASGGR comes from the coding sequence ATGGCCGAATCGCCCATATCCGTGTTCGATCGACTGGTCAACGCGGGGCCTCCCGCACCCGGGGTCACGCGCACGACCGTCGACACCGCCTGTGTGCTCGGCGGCAGCATCGCCGGGCTGCTGGCGGCCCGTGTGCTCGCCGACCACGCGCGCCAGGTGATCGTCGTCGAACGCGACGAGACCGGTACGGACGGACGGCCGCGCGCGGGTGTGCCGCAGGACCAGCAGGTCCACTCACTGCTGCCCGGCGGACGCCTGTGGATCGAGCGGTGGCTCCCCGGATTCACCCGGGAGGCACAGGACCTGGGCGCCGTCCTCGCCACTCCGGAGCAGTCCCTCACCTGCCTCGACGGCCGTCCGCAGGCCCCCGGCGCGGCACACGCGCTGCTCGGCGCGAGCCGCCCGTTCCTCGAATCCCGGCTGCGCGCCCGGGTCCTGGCGCTGCCCAACGTCTCGGCCGTACGGAGCCGGGCGACCGGTCTGACGTACCGGGACGGCGCCGTCAGCGGCGTCCGGCACACCACCGACCACGGGGAAGAGGTCCTGGCGGCGGACTTCGTCGTGGACGCGATGGGCCGCTCCAGCAGGCTGGCGGAGTGGGTGCACGCCGACGGCTACGACAAGCCCCGTCTGGAGCGGCTGGCCTCCGGCATCCACTACGCGTCCGCCCTCTTCGAGCGCTCCACACAGGCCGAAGACCTGTCGGCGGCGTGCGCGTTGGCGGTGTACTCGCCCCCGTACCCGCGCGGCGGGACCGCCGTGGCGGCGGTGAACGCGATCGAGGACAACAAGTGGCTGGCGCTGCTGGTCGGCTTCGGGGAGGACCGGCCCGGCCGGTCGGTCGAGGACTTCCGGGCGGTGTGCGAGGAGCTTCCGCCGGTCTACCAGGAGGCCGCGCGCGGCGCGGCGGTGCGTGAGGTGGTGACGTACCGTCAGGCCGACAGCCGGCGGCGCGGGTTCAGCGGTCTGGAGCGGTTCCCGGCACGCCTGGTGAGCGTGGGGGACGCCGTCGCGTCCTTCAACCCCGTCTACGGGCAGGGCATGTCCTCCGCCGCGCTGCACGCCTCCTGCCTGGCCGAGTTCCTTGAGGGCGGCCCTCGACTCGACCGGGGCGCCGAGGAGTTCTTCCGTTTGCAGGACGTGGTCGTGGACGCCGCGTGGGCCGTGTCCGCCGGAGGCGACGCGGCACGCCTGGACGCGGAGAACGGCGTCGAGGTGCCGGAGGAGGTGCGGCAGCAGCGCTGGGCGCTCCAGCAGGTGATCGGCGCGACCGTGGTCGACGGTGACGTCGCCCAGGCCTTCAACCAGGTCTCGTTCATGCTCCGCCACCCCTTCACCCTGGCGGACCCCCATCTGCTGGAACGTGCCGTCGCGGCCAACGGGGCGCCGGCTTCCGGCGGTCGGTGA
- a CDS encoding SDR family oxidoreductase, protein MGTATTVSAGHREPALLGQTVVIIGGSAGIGLATARQARAEGAGVILTGRNPQRLRSAAADLDAVSSAAFDANDPAELARFFEGLPQRVDHVLVTAGRPSYGPLLDMDAEQARRAMTDHMVLPLEVARHAVERVEAGGTLLFMGGTGGRRIKRDLGILPTVTVAMPVLTASLALELAPIRVNLIAAGFVDTPLSAELLGDGLDARRDELRTTLPIGRVVGADDVAALAVHIMANTALTGATYDIDGGQQLVG, encoded by the coding sequence ATGGGCACCGCGACCACCGTTTCTGCCGGCCACCGCGAGCCGGCCCTGCTCGGGCAGACCGTGGTGATCATCGGCGGCAGTGCGGGCATCGGGCTCGCCACGGCCAGGCAGGCGCGGGCCGAGGGCGCCGGCGTGATCCTGACCGGGCGGAACCCGCAGCGGCTGCGGAGCGCGGCGGCGGACCTCGACGCGGTCAGCAGCGCCGCCTTCGACGCGAACGACCCGGCGGAGCTGGCGCGGTTCTTCGAGGGGCTGCCCCAGCGCGTCGACCATGTGCTGGTCACGGCGGGCCGGCCGTCGTACGGGCCGCTCCTCGACATGGACGCGGAGCAGGCGCGCCGGGCGATGACCGACCACATGGTGCTGCCGCTGGAGGTCGCGCGCCATGCCGTGGAGCGGGTGGAAGCGGGGGGCACGCTGTTGTTCATGGGCGGCACCGGAGGCCGGCGGATCAAGCGTGACCTGGGGATCCTGCCGACGGTCACCGTCGCGATGCCCGTGCTCACGGCGAGTCTGGCGCTCGAACTCGCACCGATCCGCGTCAACCTGATCGCCGCCGGCTTCGTCGACACGCCGTTGTCGGCGGAGCTGCTCGGCGACGGACTCGACGCCCGGCGCGACGAGTTGCGCACCACCCTGCCGATCGGCCGGGTGGTCGGGGCCGACGACGTCGCGGCGCTCGCCGTGCACATCATGGCGAACACGGCGCTGACCGGCGCCACGTACGACATCGACGGAGGTCAGCAACTCGTCGGGTGA
- a CDS encoding discoidin domain-containing protein, whose protein sequence is MPLGHRTPHPATPPPRPRNRWSVVLAVTLAGVTAAAGLAGTSSGPAPANLTPSLAAAAAIPDLSSANRRAPVAGLPDWSKAGYRGGAPLPGPSEANPDPACNVTAQELATQYNVRADGSDATTGIQAAVDALRTGCSPTAGYTKLSSITLPAGTIKVTRQLALDADYLVLRGAGQGQTTLSFRPDANTRYDTLTEDGSDWDEDGATHGAGKGGWTWPGRGLLRVQTREVSPKYAADFASAPANRKDLFEGSVNQHWASGVPLRAASAEGTTRIQLATSADMNRFKAGGYLWVGAANTAKFYRQQTVTDPSTYMNLHMRQQIFQIASVDTAGRNLTLEKPLEYDLPVNSTSDGSAAIDGTVYPSRVTPLKVVQGVGIEDLTLTQDMTGMPKLGGGTYNLDPADARNNYGNMAPEYAQHGIVLKWAANVWIRRVGTRMTGSHPIVTESAKNIQVQESTFDGSWNKGKGGNGYFRGSRVWDSLYAYNTSRNLRHFTFQWSASDNVVLGNTFDSDLNLHGGWERRNLFENNKATVPYEHSSKNCRANCGEEGGGAPDDSTWYPIWWAAGPKAIKWSGSSGPQNVFYNNDLTKQRTQGGAYTAYYPDRQRLYQFGSSATDPKAFQHLAVNGATIPDWASRETLDYTRSPNSGVNASRTDSSGSLFLKSAAVGASGGTRVAAAADGLVSRGKPATASSTEGSGFEAAQAVDGSTTTRWASAEGADPQWIRVDLGGPHTISRVKLNWEDAYATSYRIQTSADGVTWTDVHTTTTGDGATDDLTVNGTGRYVRVNGTARGTAFGYSLWEFEVYGSAAGGGTDTTAPSTPGGLRATGTTANTVSLAWNPSTDNVGVTGYRVYRGTQLVATVTGTTHTDSGLSPATSYSYTVRAVDAAGNASPAGTALTATTQPGGGGGTTIDVATSAQLAGALADARPGQTIRLAAGEYHGAFATQRAGTAAAPITLTGPESAVLVNDGPSGDAPDCPAPTAGWDSGYGLWLYGAPYWKLTGFTVKDSKKGIVLDNSPHATLDRVYVHHVDEEAVHFRRSSSDGVIQNSRISNTGLVQKGYGEGVYIGSAGSNWGCHGNTGGVDRADRVQVLDNRFGPDIAAEHIDVKEGTTGGVIRGNTFNGTGISGENSADSWVDVKGIGYLVENNTGTFSSPGTFANGYETHNPSTSPSFRNGCGNVWRGNRSDLGGTGAYAIRITSTSQCAGDPNVVHASNTVTNATSGLTNIPVTP, encoded by the coding sequence ATGCCACTTGGACATCGCACCCCCCACCCCGCCACTCCTCCGCCCCGCCCGAGGAACCGCTGGTCAGTGGTCCTCGCGGTCACCCTCGCCGGCGTCACCGCGGCCGCCGGCCTCGCGGGTACGAGCAGCGGCCCCGCCCCCGCGAACCTCACGCCCTCCCTCGCGGCGGCCGCCGCGATCCCGGACCTCAGCAGCGCGAACCGCCGCGCTCCCGTCGCCGGGCTGCCCGACTGGAGCAAGGCCGGGTACCGGGGCGGAGCCCCCCTGCCCGGCCCCTCGGAGGCCAACCCCGACCCGGCGTGCAACGTCACCGCCCAGGAGCTGGCGACGCAGTACAACGTCCGCGCCGACGGCAGCGATGCCACGACCGGCATCCAGGCCGCCGTCGACGCCCTGCGCACCGGCTGCTCGCCCACGGCGGGCTACACCAAGCTGTCCTCGATCACCCTGCCCGCGGGCACTATCAAGGTCACCCGCCAACTCGCCCTGGACGCCGACTACCTGGTGCTGCGCGGTGCCGGCCAGGGGCAGACCACACTGAGCTTCCGCCCGGACGCCAACACCCGCTACGACACCCTCACCGAGGACGGCAGCGACTGGGACGAGGACGGCGCGACCCACGGCGCCGGCAAGGGCGGTTGGACCTGGCCGGGCCGTGGCCTGCTCCGCGTCCAGACCCGTGAGGTGTCGCCCAAGTACGCCGCCGACTTCGCGTCCGCCCCCGCCAACCGCAAGGACCTCTTCGAGGGGAGTGTCAACCAGCACTGGGCCAGTGGTGTCCCGCTGCGCGCGGCGTCCGCCGAGGGAACGACCAGGATCCAGCTCGCCACCAGCGCCGACATGAACCGCTTCAAGGCCGGCGGATACCTGTGGGTGGGCGCGGCCAACACCGCGAAGTTCTACCGGCAGCAGACGGTCACCGACCCGTCGACGTACATGAACCTGCACATGCGCCAGCAGATCTTCCAGATCGCGTCGGTCGACACCGCGGGCAGGAACCTGACCCTCGAAAAACCGCTGGAGTACGACCTGCCGGTCAACTCCACCTCCGACGGCTCGGCGGCGATCGACGGCACGGTCTACCCCAGCCGGGTCACCCCGCTCAAGGTCGTCCAGGGCGTCGGCATCGAGGACCTGACCCTCACCCAGGACATGACCGGGATGCCGAAGCTGGGCGGAGGCACCTACAACCTCGACCCGGCGGACGCCAGGAACAACTACGGCAACATGGCGCCCGAGTACGCGCAGCACGGCATCGTGCTCAAGTGGGCGGCCAACGTGTGGATCAGGCGTGTCGGGACGAGGATGACCGGCTCGCACCCGATCGTCACGGAGAGCGCGAAGAACATCCAGGTCCAGGAATCGACGTTCGACGGCTCCTGGAACAAGGGCAAGGGCGGCAACGGCTACTTCCGCGGCTCGCGCGTGTGGGACTCGTTGTACGCGTACAACACCAGCCGGAATCTCCGGCACTTCACGTTCCAGTGGTCGGCGTCGGACAACGTGGTGCTGGGCAACACCTTCGACTCCGACCTGAACCTGCACGGCGGTTGGGAGCGGCGGAACCTGTTCGAGAACAACAAGGCCACCGTGCCGTACGAGCACTCCTCGAAGAACTGCCGCGCCAACTGCGGTGAGGAGGGTGGCGGCGCGCCCGACGACTCGACCTGGTACCCGATCTGGTGGGCCGCGGGGCCCAAGGCCATCAAGTGGTCCGGTTCCAGCGGCCCGCAGAACGTGTTCTACAACAACGACCTCACCAAGCAGCGTACGCAGGGCGGCGCGTACACGGCGTACTACCCGGACCGCCAGCGGCTCTACCAGTTCGGCAGCTCGGCGACCGACCCCAAGGCCTTCCAGCACCTGGCCGTGAACGGCGCGACGATCCCGGACTGGGCGAGCAGGGAGACGCTGGACTACACCCGCTCCCCCAACTCCGGTGTCAACGCCTCCCGGACCGACAGCTCCGGCTCGCTGTTCCTCAAGTCGGCCGCGGTCGGCGCCAGCGGTGGCACCCGCGTGGCGGCGGCCGCCGACGGCCTGGTCTCCCGGGGCAAGCCCGCCACGGCCTCGTCGACCGAGGGCAGCGGCTTCGAGGCGGCGCAGGCCGTGGACGGAAGCACGACAACCCGCTGGGCGAGCGCCGAGGGAGCGGATCCGCAGTGGATCCGCGTGGACCTCGGTGGTCCGCACACGATCTCCCGGGTGAAGCTGAACTGGGAGGACGCGTACGCCACGTCGTACCGGATCCAGACCTCCGCCGACGGCGTCACCTGGACGGACGTCCACACGACGACCACCGGCGACGGCGCCACCGACGACCTCACGGTCAACGGCACCGGCCGGTACGTCCGGGTGAACGGCACGGCCCGGGGCACCGCGTTCGGCTACTCCCTCTGGGAGTTCGAGGTCTACGGATCCGCCGCCGGCGGCGGGACCGACACCACGGCCCCCTCGACCCCCGGCGGTCTCCGGGCGACCGGCACCACGGCGAACACCGTCTCGCTGGCCTGGAACCCCTCCACCGACAACGTCGGAGTCACCGGCTACCGCGTCTACCGGGGCACACAACTCGTGGCGACCGTGACGGGCACCACGCACACCGACTCCGGCCTCAGCCCCGCGACCTCCTACTCCTACACCGTCCGCGCCGTCGACGCGGCCGGCAACGCCTCCCCCGCCGGCACCGCCCTCACCGCCACCACCCAGCCGGGCGGAGGGGGCGGAACGACGATCGACGTGGCGACCTCGGCCCAGTTGGCCGGCGCGCTCGCCGACGCCCGGCCCGGACAGACGATCCGGCTCGCGGCCGGCGAGTACCACGGGGCGTTCGCCACCCAGCGCGCCGGTACGGCGGCCGCGCCGATCACCCTGACCGGCCCGGAGAGCGCCGTGCTCGTCAACGACGGGCCGTCCGGTGACGCGCCCGACTGCCCGGCGCCGACGGCCGGTTGGGACTCCGGGTACGGTCTGTGGCTCTACGGCGCCCCGTACTGGAAGCTCACCGGCTTCACCGTCAAGGACTCCAAGAAGGGCATCGTCCTCGACAACTCGCCCCACGCAACCCTCGACCGGGTGTACGTGCACCACGTCGACGAGGAGGCCGTGCACTTCCGGCGCTCGTCGTCCGACGGTGTGATCCAGAACTCCCGGATCAGCAACACCGGTCTGGTGCAGAAGGGGTACGGCGAAGGCGTGTACATCGGGTCCGCCGGCTCGAACTGGGGCTGCCACGGCAACACCGGCGGGGTGGACCGGGCGGACCGCGTCCAGGTGCTCGACAACCGGTTCGGCCCGGACATCGCGGCCGAGCACATCGACGTGAAGGAGGGCACGACCGGCGGGGTCATCCGCGGCAACACCTTCAACGGCACCGGCATCAGCGGGGAGAACTCCGCGGACTCGTGGGTGGACGTGAAGGGCATCGGCTACCTCGTCGAGAACAACACCGGCACCTTCTCCTCGCCCGGCACCTTCGCCAACGGCTACGAGACCCACAACCCCTCCACCAGCCCGTCCTTCCGGAACGGCTGCGGCAACGTGTGGCGGGGGAACCGCTCCGACCTCGGCGGGACCGGCGCGTACGCGATCAGGATCACCTCCACGTCCCAGTGCGCGGGCGACCCGAACGTCGTCCACGCGAGCAACACGGTCACCAACGCCACCTCCGGCCTGACCAACATCCCGGTCACCCCCTAG
- a CDS encoding phosphodiester glycosidase family protein — protein MYEHDGEVPRGVRAPRSALRGRLTVAAAFGLAAAVALAVPGVAQAGTPRALTRTTAPASASPQVRWSTETVAPGVQVRTGVLRNTGVAPVWTITVQAPAVNRLTGAATWAPLGDRAWADATEQRLRAAGFEPRAEKVVWDRYADTPRGTMGWQVRVGSYDTQAAAQSVNPAVAATGLRTAVEWTGYDGRQLADRESVHVAVIDPARFRGTVAGTHDGDVADRETTSSVAVRDGSLVAVNGGFFITADADGVQGTVAGIGAYDGELESMAAGSRAALILADGGRRPRIADLSTTVTARARSSAYAVQGINRLPGKVRNCGRPGATPTALPRHDTTCALPDDLVKFTPRFGAALPEGAGAQVVLDSGDRVVSSGPRGGRVPAGGSVLQGIGGAADWLATHSREGERISVQEDIRDSAGRRVELGAHDSIVSAAPTLVKNGRTAVDAATEGTLDPLDLSFGFAWSNVRQPRTMAGIDARGRLLLVTVDGRQPGVSEGFTLAEAAEFMRSLGAEQALNLDGGGSSAMVVGGTLVNITSDATGERAVGDTIQVIPAPRR, from the coding sequence ATGTACGAGCACGACGGAGAAGTCCCGCGCGGAGTGCGCGCGCCCCGGAGCGCCCTGCGCGGACGCCTCACCGTGGCCGCCGCCTTCGGACTCGCGGCCGCCGTCGCCCTGGCCGTCCCGGGGGTCGCACAGGCCGGCACCCCGAGGGCGCTCACGCGGACGACCGCCCCCGCGTCCGCCTCCCCGCAGGTCCGGTGGAGCACGGAGACCGTGGCGCCCGGCGTCCAGGTGCGGACGGGCGTCCTGCGGAACACCGGTGTCGCGCCGGTCTGGACGATCACCGTCCAGGCCCCGGCCGTCAACCGGCTGACGGGCGCGGCGACATGGGCCCCCCTGGGCGACCGCGCCTGGGCCGACGCCACCGAACAGCGGCTGCGCGCCGCCGGGTTCGAGCCGCGCGCGGAGAAGGTCGTCTGGGACAGGTACGCGGACACCCCGCGCGGCACGATGGGATGGCAGGTACGGGTCGGCTCGTACGACACCCAGGCCGCGGCCCAGTCCGTCAACCCGGCGGTCGCGGCGACCGGCCTCCGTACGGCGGTGGAGTGGACCGGCTACGACGGGAGGCAGCTCGCCGACCGGGAGAGCGTCCATGTCGCGGTGATCGACCCGGCCCGGTTCCGCGGCACCGTGGCGGGCACCCACGACGGCGATGTGGCGGACCGCGAGACGACGTCGTCGGTCGCCGTACGCGACGGCTCCCTGGTCGCCGTCAACGGCGGCTTCTTCATCACCGCCGACGCGGACGGCGTGCAGGGCACGGTGGCCGGGATCGGCGCCTACGACGGCGAGTTGGAGTCGATGGCGGCGGGCTCCCGCGCCGCGCTGATCCTGGCCGACGGCGGCCGGCGTCCCCGGATCGCCGACCTGTCGACAACGGTGACGGCCCGGGCGCGGTCGTCCGCGTACGCCGTGCAGGGCATCAACCGGCTCCCCGGCAAGGTGCGTAACTGCGGACGCCCCGGGGCCACCCCCACCGCGCTCCCCCGGCACGACACCACCTGCGCCCTGCCCGACGACCTGGTGAAGTTCACCCCGCGGTTCGGCGCGGCCCTGCCCGAGGGCGCCGGCGCGCAGGTCGTGCTCGACTCCGGCGACCGCGTGGTCTCGTCCGGCCCGCGCGGCGGTAGGGTCCCGGCCGGCGGCTCCGTCCTGCAGGGGATCGGCGGCGCGGCGGACTGGCTGGCCACGCACAGCCGCGAGGGCGAGCGGATCTCGGTACAGGAAGACATACGGGACTCGGCCGGGCGGCGGGTCGAACTCGGCGCCCACGACAGCATCGTCAGCGCCGCGCCGACCCTGGTGAAGAACGGCCGGACCGCCGTGGACGCCGCGACCGAGGGCACGCTCGACCCGCTGGACCTGTCCTTCGGCTTCGCGTGGTCGAACGTGCGGCAGCCCCGGACCATGGCCGGAATCGACGCGCGCGGCCGGCTGCTCCTCGTCACCGTCGACGGGCGCCAGCCGGGCGTCAGCGAGGGCTTCACCCTGGCGGAGGCCGCGGAGTTCATGCGCTCCCTCGGGGCGGAGCAGGCCCTCAACCTGGACGGTGGCGGTTCGAGCGCGATGGTGGTCGGCGGCACGCTCGTGAACATCACCTCGGACGCGACGGGCGAGCGTGCGGTGGGGGACACGATCCAGGTGATCCCGGCCCCGCGCCGCTGA
- a CDS encoding alpha/beta fold hydrolase: MSIVEVSPGVSLAYETFGDPSDPAVLLVMGLGAQMIAWHEDFCRALAERGRYVIRYDNRDCGLSTTFDDHPVDVGRLIHAVSSGDIPAALAMVPYTLRDMADDGLGLLTALGVERAHVVGSSMGGMIAQTMAVSRPERLLTLTSMMSSTGESEYGRPSPAAQAVISAPKPADREGYVAAADAELVWASKRYGSAAPLRELAARSYDRAYYPAGAGRQLGAMVLGGSRADALRELRVPTLVIHGLDDTLIDPSGGKRTAELVPGAELLLLPDMGHDRPRELWPEIIDALEAHTR, from the coding sequence ATGTCGATCGTGGAAGTGTCCCCAGGAGTGTCCCTCGCGTACGAGACGTTCGGCGATCCTTCCGATCCCGCCGTCCTGCTGGTGATGGGCCTCGGCGCGCAGATGATCGCCTGGCACGAGGACTTCTGCCGTGCCCTGGCGGAGCGCGGGCGCTACGTGATCCGGTACGACAACCGCGACTGCGGCCTTTCCACCACGTTCGACGACCACCCCGTCGACGTGGGGCGGCTCATCCACGCCGTGAGCTCGGGCGACATCCCCGCCGCCCTGGCGATGGTGCCGTACACGCTGCGGGACATGGCCGACGACGGCCTGGGCCTGCTCACCGCGCTGGGTGTCGAACGGGCCCATGTGGTCGGATCCTCGATGGGCGGCATGATCGCCCAGACCATGGCCGTCAGCCGGCCGGAGCGGCTGCTGACCCTGACGTCGATGATGTCGTCGACCGGCGAGTCCGAGTACGGCCGCCCGAGCCCCGCGGCCCAGGCGGTGATCTCCGCCCCGAAGCCGGCCGATCGCGAGGGGTACGTCGCGGCGGCGGACGCGGAGCTGGTGTGGGCCTCGAAGCGGTACGGCAGCGCCGCGCCGCTGCGCGAGCTGGCCGCCCGGAGCTACGACCGCGCCTACTACCCGGCGGGCGCCGGACGCCAGCTCGGAGCGATGGTCCTCGGCGGCTCGCGCGCCGACGCGCTCCGCGAACTGCGCGTACCGACGCTGGTGATCCACGGTCTGGACGACACACTGATCGACCCCAGCGGCGGGAAGCGCACGGCCGAACTCGTCCCCGGTGCGGAACTCCTGCTGCTCCCCGACATGGGGCACGACCGCCCGCGTGAACTCTGGCCCGAGATCATCGACGCCCTGGAAGCGCACACACGCTGA